CTGGCTGTGGCCCCAAATCCCCCTTCAATCGATCGAATGCAAGCATGGGCGATATTACCGGATATGTTTTTGTTGGGACGATTAGTGGCAGAATAGGGTCGCAGGTGCTGTCAAGGCCTGGTGCAATTGCGATGGATCCCCAGTGGAATCTGATCATTTGCGACGCCGGGAATCTCAGGCTTGTGAAAGTCAAGCCGGACGGGACATTTCTTGCTGAGATTGGCGGATTCGGTTTCTCACGTGAGAATTTCGCCGCAATCACGGACATTGCCACACCGGACCGTGTTAACTTCTATGTTCTCGACAGCTCCAATTCGAGAATTGTACGTCTCGATGACGATCTGAACTGGATATCTGCCACGAAAATCAGCACGCTTGCGGACAACGACAACGTCGGCAGGCTGCATGCGATAGCTGTAAATTCGTTCGGCGACATCTTCCTTTCCGATCCTGATAACAATCGGATCGTCAAGCTCGATCGGAAATATGAGTTGCTTCAGGAGCTCACCGGATATGGCGGCTTCTTTTTCCCGGGACGGCTGGCCATTGATGCTGATGATAATCTGTTCGTGGTTGGTCGCAATAGGAAGCAAATCGCCGCGTACGATAGCTACGATAATTTTCTGGGAGATGTTACAGCTAAACCTCTCGATGATCCTGCAGGGTTGTGGGTCGACAGACGGGGGGTCTTATATCTGGTCGACCGCAAATTGAATAGTGTCTCGATATTCGGTGGTGACGGCAAGGAGCTCTACTCATTCGGATCCACGGGCACTGGTGACTACCAGTTCCGGCGGGCAGAGAGCATATGCATCAATAACGAGGGCTGGATATTCGTCTCCGACACCGAAGGTGACAGGGTCATGGTCTTTCGTCCAAACAGGCAGTAGCCTATGCGGATCGGTGCCGGAATATTCCTCTTAGCGTGCTTGCTCAACGCGAGTTACTCGGCTGCATCTGATCTTCCGGTTAATAAAGAGACATTCTGTTTTGACAATGCGCCGACCGTTGTAAGACTCAAACACGGGAATATCATCCGCAATACTCTGGTTGTGACTGCAAATGGCCGCACTCTTTCGGACGATGAATATGATGTCGACGTGCCGACCGGTACGATTCAGTTTCTGACATCTTTGCCGATTCCAGTGAGTATAGAGATCGCTTACAGTCACCTCTGGTTTCAATTGCCCTCTTATTACTTCAAACGTAAATTGACGAACACCGAGGCACGTCCACCGTCGTATGGAGCCCCCTTGGACTTAAGTCCCGTGCATGGGCGGTCGCAAACTGAACACTCGAATAAGCTTCAGATATTTGGCAGCAAATCAATCGGTTTTAGAGCTGGAACCGGCGCTGATCTTGAGCTGAATCAGACTCTCAATGTTCAGATCGACGGATACCTGTCTGATAATCTGAAGGTGAGTGGAGTTCTATCAGATCAATCCAGCCCTGATGTCGGAGGGATTTCAACCTCACTGGGTGAGATCGACCGCGTGACTCTCAGCCTTGCATCAGACAACTTTCGCGCAGACATCGGTGATATCGTATTCGACCGTAAATTCGGCATGACATCTCGACTCACAAAAACACTGAAGGGGGGACAGGTTGCTGTGCATTCCGGGAATCTGCAGAGCGATCTGACTGTCGGTGGAATCAAATCAAAGCATGGCGCGCTGAGATCATTCGGTCGCGACGGTATCGCAGGACCGTATAAGCTGCTATCCAATGCAGGCAGATATACCGTGTCAATATTGCCCGGCACTGATCGCGTCTGGCTGGATGGACGTGCGCTTGTGCGGGGAGCCGATGCCGATTATCAAGTGGATTACCTGAGAGGCGAGTTGACGTTCTCCCCAAGGATCACTATCACGTCGCGCTCTCGCATTGAAGCGGATTTCGAGTACCTCGATGAGAACTACCGACAGGATTTCTATGCCGGATCGTTTCTCTTAGGCGACACGGCGTCATTCGCATCTGCAAGGATCGATTTCTTGCGGCAGTCCGACTCCAAAGATAATCCATCGCAGCTGGCATTGTCGCCGGGTGATATTGAATTGCTGGCTGACGCGGGTGATTCCAGCACTCTGGCCGCAAGGTCCGGTGTTGCGAAAGTCGATTCGGGACAGGGAAGCTACTTACAGGAAATAATCGAATCCGACACAGTTTACTCCTTTGTCGGATTGGGGAATGGCGATTATCAGGTAAGTTTTTCGTACTATGGCGAGGGAAAAGGTGACTACCGCTATCTGGGAGGGGGCGTCTACGAATTCATCGCCAGAGGCAAGGGTTCATATCTCCCGGTCGTATTTGTGCCGTTGCCGGAGCGCGCCGATGCCGTATCGCTGACAACACAGACAGGAAACGACGCGGTTTCGTTTCGATTCATCGGCACGGTCAGCGATCATGATCGAAACCTCGCATCGAACATTGGTGACAATGACAATACCGGATCGGATATGGGGGCGAGTCTATCAGTATCGCCTTTCGGTCGGCCGGATGCCGCTGCCGTTACGTGGGAGGCGACGGTTGAAGCGAGGCGATCTGAGAGCGAATTCTTCCTGCCGGGGAGGAAGTACGACGTGGAGCGAGATCGTGAATGGGGATTGCGGAGCGATTCTATTTTCAATGTATTGGAGCAAGTGTCCATCTCGCAGATGATTCATGCCGCAAGTTACGGGAGCCTTGCCGCGAGCTTTGGATTATACCAGGACCGCGATTTCATAGATGCCAACCGCTACGGCTACGTCGGTACATTGAGTCCGTTCAATCATCTTGCGGTGACTGTCTCTCGCTCTGATCGCAAATCGACCGACATTGTGGCTGACATGGATTCACGGTTGTATGAAGACGAAATTGCCGTCAGACTTGACGGAGGTATGATTCGCGCGTTCGGGCGTTGGAACGATGAGACCGATCTCAGACCACTCGATTCAACAGATTCCGGAAGGCGATATGATCGGTATACAACTGGCGCTGGTTTTGCAGGGGCATCATTGGATGTCGCCTATGAGAATCGCGAACTTCGACGGGAGGAGTGGCAAAAGGAATACGATTCCCGTGACGTGTCATTTGCATACACGAGCCGAGGTGGTGTTAGCGAGTCGAGTGTGATTGCAAGCATCACGCATCGTCGGGTTCATTACTTCATTCCGAATCAATACAATCAGTCGCAGCTCGCTACTTCGCTCGACTATCGACTAGGTGGATTTGGCAATCTCTTTGATCTATCGCTCAATTACCGCATCAGCAGGGAAGGAGTCGAGCGCACAAGCGAGAGTTTCATCAAGGTGGGTGAGGGGGAGGGAGAATTCAGGCATGAGGACGGCGTATATGTTCCGGATCCATTCGGTGACTACATTCGCGTGGAGGAAGTTCTTGGGACTGATGATGTTGGGATCAGCATAAGTCGTAGTCTGATTCTCTACACTCGACCGGAACACTGGAAGAGCTGTCCCGCCAGCCTCGCATTCCTGAAGAGGTTCACACTGGAAACGCACCTTCGCACCAGCGAAAATGGAGGTGAAAACGAGCGGTTCAACGCAGGTTGGATCGTGCCGTACGCGGGTGTATTTGAAGACACGCGGCGGAGCTATGGTAAGAACCTGAGGCAGACCACAAGAGTGGATTTGGGCAGGGGGATGTCGGTCTTTTCTTCATTCGAAGAGCAGCGCACCGCGAGGCCGATGCAGACACCTCAGTTGGCAGACTATGGCCTCACTCTGCTGAATCGTCTTGAATTCGACTTCAAGAAAGTGGTTCTCTATACTATCGAACATCGCTTCAAGAGACTCGATCAGAATTCGCGCTCGTATGGCGATGCCAGTTTCGTAGAGCATAGATTGGGGAATGTACTACGTTACCGGCCTGATCCTCGCTATGAGTTAGTTCTCAAACCGGCGTATCTGCGTGACATGAGCCGAAGCGATGATTTGGAGGTGACCATGTGGGAGGCTGCTGCGGAAGCGTCAAGGCAGATCGCGGGCACCGGTCGAGTGAGCGGGCGGTTTGCGTATCAGTCTGTTTCAGCCTCTCAAACTGAGCGGTTCATTCCATTTCAGTATGTCTCCGGAAGACGGCTCGGAGATAATCTCCAGTGGGGAGCGACTGTGGAATTGAGATTCAGCAGGAGTATCAGCACCAGCCTCTCGTACGATGGCGAGAAAATCCCGGAGATCGACACGCGTCACGTGTCTTCAGTATCAGTCAAGGCGAGGTTCTGATGCGAGCAATCTGCACACTCCTGATTTTGATCGGCTATTGTGCAACTGCACTGTGTGGCGATCTTGAAATCGTCATCATAGGAGATGATCGTGTGTCCGCGAGCGAGATCAGATATCTTCTGCATAATGACCTGCCGGATTCTGCTCTGATCGACAGTGTCTCTGACCTGTACTACTCGAAAGCTTACCCTGCTGCAATTGTATCGTTGGTTCACGGCGAGCGATCAGACACGCTAATCGTGACAACAGGAAATCGCTACTCAATCGGAGATGTCAGCCTGAGTGGCGATACTATGGATGTTGAAAATGTCTTCGGTGGGCGTATCTACAGAGGGGTCGCCGCGAATCGCAAGAACTTCGATGGCATCGCGAACAGCATAATTGATTATTATGGAGAAGGGGGCTATCCATTTGTCCAGGTGAGTGTCTCGGACATGTCTACTCCCGAGACCGGTGTAATCGATTTGGAACTAAATATCGTCACTGGACCTGAGACGATGTTTGACACATGCAGAATCCTGGGCGCCGATCCGGCGACTGCGAAGTACCTAAAGAGAATATCGAGCGTGAAGCCGCGCGAGAGATTCAATGCCGGCGATATTCTGGAATCGATCCGCATATTTCGTGCTCACAGATTTCTGTCGGTCGATGACAGTGCCTACCTTGATTTCAGGGATGACTACACAGTGTGCGTTCCAGTCTTCAGAGTGAGGCAGCTTCCAACGAATCTGCTTGAGGGCAGCATCGGTTACCAGCCTGCGTACGGCAATCAGTCGGCGTATGTGAGAGGATTCGCGCGGATTGAACTCGAGAATCTCTTTGGCAGAGGAAGGCGAATCTCATTCAGATACAACAAGAAGAATCCGATCTCGCACGAAGTCGCATTGGGCTATTATCAGCCCAATCTCTTCTATCAACCGTTGTCTGTTTCGACCGACCTGGAGCAACTGAAATTCGATAGTCTGTATCAGAAGCTCTCGGCGCAGTTGACGCTTGAGTATGGAAAGGGCAGGGGCGCAACGATTCGGCTATCAGGTGGGTGGGGCAAGTACACTCCGCTCGGATCGGTTTACCGAGGAGTGGTCCCTTCACGTCGCTGGTGGTGGGGGCTTGGATCGACAGCACAGAACACGCAGTCGAGGTTTTCGCAACGGGTCGATCTCGATATCGAGTACGGGATCAAGCAGCAGTTCGCTTTCGCCGGTGTCGAGCCTGCCGATACCAGAATCACAGATACGAGACTGCGCGGAAGCTATGTTCTTAGCATGCCGCTTCTTCACCGGCTTCAGCAGAAGATCGGAATATCCGGTGCGGGGATTGTAACCGATGAGGATTTGATTCCACCGTCGGATCTGTTAAGACTCGGAGGAGCCAGAAATCTTCGCGGATATCGTGAAGATCAGTTTCTCTGTTCTCGTTACGCACTATTTACGTTACAGCCCGAGTTGACGCTTGCGAAGAATGCACGATTTCACATCTTTGGAGATGGTGCGTGGTTCAGACAGTCATCGCCTGAATCGTTTTCACGATTCGGGGTCGGGGGAGGGTTTGAATTCGGGCTCTCCAATGGAAAACTACTGATGGACGTTGCCTGGGGCAAGAATGACAGCTTGGGCGACGGCAAGCTATACGCTACTCTGGAGAGTCGTTTCTGATGAGAACGATTTATCATATGCTGTTGATCGGCAGACCCGTCAACGAACTGATAATCTTCTGCTCTGTCGTGACTGCCGGATTTCTCCTGAGTGACGTGCCTCCTTTCAGCACTATTGCCATCGCTGCCCTGGGTGCTGCACTGGTCGGAGGATTCGGAAATGCCATAAACGATGCCGTAGATCACGTTTCCGATGCCGTCAACAAACCTGAGCGGCCGATTCCATCCGGTAGTCTGACTGTGGTACAGGGGTATTTCGCTGCCGGACTGCATCTGATCACGGGACTCGTGCTGGCGGGTCTGGTCAACGTTCCCTGTTTCAAGATCGCAGCGCTCGCAGCTCTGATGCTTCTTGGATATGCATTCATCGCGAAAAGAATTCCTTTTGTAGCGAATACCTGGATCGCATACGTCTCGGCTCTGAGTTTCATTTATGCCATGGCCATTGTCGATGACTGGCAGTGGTCACAGATAGGGCTCGCGTCGGCTGGATCGGTGTTTGTCTTCCTCTTCCACCTCGCGAGAGAAATCGTCAAAGACATCGAAGATATCTCCGGAGATACTGCCGCTGGAATCAGGACATTCCCCGCTCTCGTGGGGATCAGATTCGCCAAAGCAGTTGTTCTTGTCGTGTTTGCACTGCTCATAGCAGCAATGATCCTTGCGTACCTATGGCTGGCGCTGTTCCCGTATTTTCTCGTAGGTGCACTTGCTCTGATCGCAATTCCGCTTGTCTGGACATCATGGCTGCTTGTTAAGTCATCCGACAAATCCGGGTTTTACCGTGTGCAAACATACCTCAAAATCCTCATGCCGCTCGGGCTGCTGGTTCTTCTGATAGGACGGTTTACAAATTGATCTTGACACTCAGCACTAGCATCCTTAAATATGCCGACACTATGAAATTGACTCCCACGGTTATAGCCATTGTTCTCGTTACCATCATGCTGCCCGTTGTCGCGCTCGCCGACGATGGTGTCGAGTTTGACGTGAGCGCTGCGCCAGTGGAGTTGACTCTTCGGGATACTCTCATTCTCGAACTTGCAGTTACTATCACCGGTGATGATAGCAGGTTCGATATCGCTGAGCCTCCGGCACCGAAGATAGAAAATTTCGAGCTGATCTCCACTGGAAGCTCAAGCAAACGGATCGTCTCCTTGGAAGCACCCGCATTCAAGCGGATCACACGGCATCTCTTCTTGCCGCTTGCAGCGGGGCCAACGATCATCCCGGCGCTTTCCCTCGACTATGTTGAGGTCCAGACTGGCAGAGTTGTAAGATTGAAGTCGTCTGAGATCAGGGTTTCGGTTCTCCCGGACTCGGGTGGATCGGGCAGAATCGCAGGTCTGTTTCTACTGGCTGCAATTGTCCTGGTCATTACGATCACATCGATATACGTCTACAAGCGGACTCAGGAGAAACGGAAGCAGGTTGGGTCTAATACCGAATCGAGAGAGCCGGAGGCTAAACTGTCGGAAGCTCTTGACAAGGTGGGCATTCAACTCGCTCACGGAAAAACTGCAGATGCGCAACGAAACCTGATAGAGTCAGTCAAGATCTACCTTGCAGGTCGCTATGGCCTTCTTGCGACAGGATTGAGCGGCAAAGAGGCAGCTAAAGAACTGCATGAAGCTGGTGTACCTACTGCGGTGATACTCATATGGATACAGCTATTCGACTGGAGTGCGAGCCTCAAGTTTAGCGGACTCTCCAGAAGTGAATCCGATCTGGCTGCTGTGGTTTCAGAACTGCGACAGATCGTGGAACAATCACCCACCTAATCGCGTACGAATTGTTAATATGACAGCATTGATGGAGGAATAATGGATCAGGATATTCAAGAAATCCAGAAGAAGGTCGAGGAGGAGTCGTCATTTGTAGAGAAACTGACGGCTGAGATAAAGAAAGTGATTGTTGGCCAGGACTATCTTGTCGAGCGTCTGCTGGTTGGTATACTGGCGGACGGTCATGTTTTGCTCGAAGGAGTGCCGGGGTTGGCTAAGACACTATCGATCAAAACCCTGTCGGACGCAATTCAAACCAAGTTCCAGCGGATTCAGTTCACACCCGACCTACTTCCGGCGGATCTTATCGGCACGCTGGTCTACTCGCCTCAGGAAGGCAAGTTCTACCCGAGGAAGGGCCCTCTGTTTGCAAACATCATTCTCGCCGATGAGATAAACCGCGCTCCCGCC
This genomic window from Candidatus Zixiibacteriota bacterium contains:
- a CDS encoding NHL repeat-containing protein — encoded protein: MGDITGYVFVGTISGRIGSQVLSRPGAIAMDPQWNLIICDAGNLRLVKVKPDGTFLAEIGGFGFSRENFAAITDIATPDRVNFYVLDSSNSRIVRLDDDLNWISATKISTLADNDNVGRLHAIAVNSFGDIFLSDPDNNRIVKLDRKYELLQELTGYGGFFFPGRLAIDADDNLFVVGRNRKQIAAYDSYDNFLGDVTAKPLDDPAGLWVDRRGVLYLVDRKLNSVSIFGGDGKELYSFGSTGTGDYQFRRAESICINNEGWIFVSDTEGDRVMVFRPNRQ
- a CDS encoding UbiA family prenyltransferase, whose product is MRTIYHMLLIGRPVNELIIFCSVVTAGFLLSDVPPFSTIAIAALGAALVGGFGNAINDAVDHVSDAVNKPERPIPSGSLTVVQGYFAAGLHLITGLVLAGLVNVPCFKIAALAALMLLGYAFIAKRIPFVANTWIAYVSALSFIYAMAIVDDWQWSQIGLASAGSVFVFLFHLAREIVKDIEDISGDTAAGIRTFPALVGIRFAKAVVLVVFALLIAAMILAYLWLALFPYFLVGALALIAIPLVWTSWLLVKSSDKSGFYRVQTYLKILMPLGLLVLLIGRFTN